A genomic window from Candidatus Andeanibacterium colombiense includes:
- a CDS encoding PepSY-associated TM helix domain-containing protein, with translation MKPATLRFWSKIHTWSSLASTLFLLILCLTGLPLIFHEEIDAFGGAHRVERWDEAALVSLDRATDAALAMRPGEVPIYLSFDEDRPVVNITSGPAADAAEADMGFQPIDRRGAVPASGGEGGGFTDFVLDLHKDLFLGVGGMYFVGMIGALFAAATVSGVVLYSPFARKAGFATVRRAKAPRIRWLDWHNLIGGVTLAWALAVGLTGTINTLVDPITAWWRVDALAHLTKGDGRAVQSYRSGLVEKAVANAMARAPGMRPQFVAFPGAPFSSRDHYAVFLQGATPLTKKLLTPVMVDAKTGEVDAVAPMPWYMKGLLLAQPLHFGDYGGLAMKLVWALLDLVTIALLGTGIYLWLGRIRKHAR, from the coding sequence GTGAAACCCGCCACACTGCGCTTCTGGAGCAAGATCCACACCTGGAGCAGCCTTGCTTCCACCCTGTTCCTGCTGATCCTGTGTCTTACCGGCCTGCCGCTGATCTTCCATGAAGAGATCGACGCGTTCGGCGGCGCGCACAGGGTCGAGCGATGGGATGAGGCAGCGCTGGTCTCGCTCGACCGCGCGACCGATGCCGCGCTGGCAATGCGCCCGGGCGAAGTGCCGATCTATCTGAGCTTCGACGAAGACCGTCCGGTTGTGAACATCACCAGCGGCCCGGCCGCGGATGCCGCTGAAGCGGACATGGGCTTCCAGCCGATCGACCGCCGCGGTGCGGTTCCGGCGAGTGGGGGCGAGGGCGGCGGGTTCACCGACTTCGTGCTCGACCTGCACAAGGATTTGTTCCTTGGTGTGGGCGGCATGTATTTTGTCGGAATGATCGGTGCGCTGTTCGCCGCGGCGACCGTGTCCGGCGTCGTGCTTTACTCGCCCTTCGCCCGCAAAGCCGGTTTCGCGACAGTCCGCCGCGCCAAGGCGCCCCGGATCCGCTGGCTCGACTGGCACAATCTGATCGGCGGGGTGACGCTGGCCTGGGCGTTGGCGGTCGGGCTCACCGGCACAATCAACACGCTCGTCGATCCGATCACCGCCTGGTGGCGCGTCGACGCGCTCGCGCACCTGACCAAAGGCGACGGTCGGGCGGTGCAATCTTATCGCTCGGGTCTCGTCGAAAAGGCGGTCGCCAATGCAATGGCCAGGGCGCCTGGCATGCGCCCGCAATTCGTCGCCTTTCCCGGCGCACCTTTCTCCAGCCGCGATCATTACGCGGTGTTCCTGCAAGGCGCGACACCGCTGACCAAGAAGCTCCTGACCCCGGTGATGGTCGATGCCAAGACCGGTGAGGTCGACGCGGTCGCGCCGATGCCGTGGTATATGAAGGGCCTGCTGCTCGCGCAGCCGCTGCATTTCGGCGACTACGGCGGGCTCGCGATGAAGCTGGTCTGGGCGCTGCTCGACCTTGTCACCATCGCGCTGCTTGGAACCGGAATATATCTCTGGCTGGGACGCATCAGGAAACATGCGCGATGA
- a CDS encoding aldehyde dehydrogenase produces MQFERLNPMTGEVASRAAALQAGDIPAIAAKAQLGFAAWSQMGPNARRAVLMEAAAALEARKDDFVAAMMGEIGATAGWAMFNLALAAGMVREAAAITTQIQGEVIPSDHHGTVAMALREPVGVILGIAPWNAPIILGVRAIAVPLACGNAVILKASESCPRTHALIVEAFAEAGFPEGVVNVVTNAPADAGEVVGALIDAPQVKRINFTGSTAVGRIIAKRAAEHLKPVLLELGGKAPMVVLEDADLDEAVKAAAFGAYMNQGQICMSTERIIVVDAVADEFAGKFAEKVKTMPVGDPREGKTPLGAVVDRKTVDHCLSLVEDAVDKGAELLTGGETTQNVLMPAHLVDRVTPDMKLFRDESFGPVVGIIRARDEAHAIELANDTEYGLSSAVFTRDTARGIKVARQIHAGICHINASTVSDEPQMPFGGMKASGYGRFGGKAGIDSFTELRWITFETEPGHYPV; encoded by the coding sequence ATGCAGTTCGAACGCCTGAATCCGATGACCGGCGAGGTTGCATCCCGCGCCGCCGCGCTGCAGGCCGGCGACATTCCGGCGATCGCGGCCAAGGCGCAGCTGGGCTTTGCCGCCTGGTCGCAGATGGGCCCCAACGCCCGCCGCGCGGTGCTGATGGAGGCCGCCGCCGCGCTCGAAGCGCGCAAGGACGATTTCGTCGCCGCGATGATGGGCGAGATCGGCGCGACCGCAGGCTGGGCGATGTTCAACCTCGCGCTGGCGGCGGGCATGGTCCGCGAAGCTGCCGCGATCACCACCCAGATTCAGGGCGAGGTGATCCCGTCGGACCACCACGGCACGGTGGCGATGGCTTTGCGCGAGCCGGTCGGCGTAATCCTCGGCATCGCGCCGTGGAACGCGCCGATCATCCTCGGCGTCCGCGCGATCGCGGTGCCGCTCGCCTGCGGCAATGCGGTGATCCTCAAGGCCAGCGAAAGCTGCCCGCGCACCCATGCGCTGATCGTCGAAGCTTTCGCCGAGGCCGGGTTCCCCGAAGGCGTAGTCAATGTCGTGACCAATGCCCCCGCCGATGCGGGCGAAGTGGTCGGCGCGCTGATCGATGCGCCGCAGGTCAAGCGGATCAACTTCACCGGTTCCACCGCGGTGGGCAGGATCATCGCGAAGCGCGCGGCCGAGCATCTGAAGCCGGTGCTGCTCGAACTCGGCGGCAAGGCGCCGATGGTGGTGCTCGAGGATGCCGATCTTGACGAAGCGGTGAAGGCCGCGGCCTTCGGCGCCTATATGAACCAAGGCCAGATCTGCATGTCGACCGAGCGGATCATCGTGGTCGATGCAGTGGCCGATGAATTCGCAGGGAAGTTCGCAGAGAAGGTCAAGACCATGCCGGTCGGCGATCCCCGTGAGGGCAAGACCCCGCTCGGCGCGGTGGTCGACCGCAAGACCGTCGATCATTGCCTGTCGCTGGTCGAGGATGCGGTGGACAAGGGTGCCGAGCTGCTGACCGGCGGCGAGACGACCCAGAATGTGCTGATGCCGGCGCATCTGGTCGATCGGGTAACGCCGGATATGAAATTGTTTCGCGACGAAAGCTTCGGCCCGGTGGTCGGGATCATCCGTGCGCGGGACGAGGCGCATGCGATCGAACTTGCGAACGACACCGAATACGGCCTCTCCTCCGCCGTATTCACCCGCGACACTGCGAGGGGGATCAAGGTTGCGCGCCAGATCCACGCGGGGATCTGCCACATCAACGCCTCGACCGTGTCGGACGAGCCCCAGATGCCGTTCGGCGGGATGAAGGCCTCGGGTTACGGTCGCTTCGGCGGGAAGGCCGGGATCGATTCCTTCACCGAATTGCGCTGGATCACATTCGAGACCGAACCCGGCCACTATCCGGTCTGA